The Myxococcales bacterium genome includes the window TGCCGCAAGATGACAATGTGTTCGCCCTTGATGCGATCGCCAAAGGCCTGGCCTTCTGCGCTGCCGAGCTTGGGCCGCTCTTGCGACGCGCTGGCGACGATGACGAGCGAGGTCGGCAAGAGCAGCGGCAATTCGTCGAGCGCGAACACCGCGTTGCCGCCTGCCAGCGAATCGCCGACGATGAGCGCGACAAAGCCATCGGGCGCCAAGGCGACGCTTAGCGCGGTGAGCACCGTCTTGGTGTCGGCGCGCCACGCCTGCAGCGCGGTGGTGGGCGCCTTGCTAAACGAGCGCCGGCTGCCAAGCTCGCGAGTGGAAAACGCGCCGGCGGGCAGGCCCAGGAAGGCAAAGCGCAGATCGTGGTGGTGCGCGTAGTCGTAGGTGCCGGGGTACGGCGGCGAGGTAATAATATGCGTCGCGCTGCCTGGCGTAATGACGGCGGCGAGTTCGCGCGCGTCATGCGCCCGCACTTGCACGTCGCCGCGCGGCGGCAGCTCGGCGATGCTGCGCGACAGCTCATCGCACTTGGCCAAGAAGAGCCGCGCGACCGAGCCGCGGCCAATTTGTTTTTCTTTTGGCGTCGGGTCGGTGTCCGACGTGCGACGCGATACCTTGTACAAGATCGCGGAGAGCACCATGCGAAACACGTCGGCGCTCGCCGGATGCTTGGTGGCAAGCTCGTCGACGCGCGCGGCGAGTGCCTCGAGCTCGCGGCGCACGTGCGGCGCAAACCACTCGGCGAGCAGCTTGTTGCGATGCCGCGCCGACAGCGCCTCGGCGTGGTGGTGCGTGGGCGCCTGATAGCCGGAGCGACGCGCCTGCTTGCCTTCCGCGACAACGGCATTGGTAATTGCGCGCGCGCGGTCGACCATGCGCTCGAGCTCGGCATGGGTTGCCGCCGTCGTCTTAACGCTGGCGAGCGCGACGGCGAGCGGGTTTAGATCAAAGCCGCGCGCGGGCATCGCAAGCGCGCGCGCCTCGACCAGCACGGTGCCCGAGCCGCAAAATGGATCGAGCACCAGCGGCTTACTTTTGATCCCCGCCGCCTCGGGCACCCGCCGCAGCAGATAGGCAATGCTTGCCGGATGGGCCTTGGCGGGATAGGTGTGAAAGCCGTGCGTGTACGCATACGCATGATCGCTATCCATCGAGGCCGCTCGCAACGCGGAGGCGGCATAGGTCGACCACGTGCGATCACCGCGCTCCATCATGCGGCCGCGGCTCTCGGCCATCGACAGCGCGCGCCGGCGCTTGTCGCGCGGAATAAATGTATCGCGCGCGTCGGGGGTGGCGAGTGGGCCCTTGCCGAACGATGGCCGGGGCGAAGCCGACTGCGGCCCAGCGGCGTTCGCGGGCTTGCGCTTGGCCGACGACGATGCCGCGAGTTTGGTCGCCTTCGCCGGCGCCGCCGCAGTTGGTTTTGCCGCGGGCTTGGCTTTTACCGCAGGCGCCTCGGGAAGGCGCGGCTCCCATGGCGCGCGCCGCGCCGCCCGGCGCTCCGATTTGGCCGCCTTGCGCTCCACCTCGGACTGGCGCGCCAGCGGCGCAAACAGGCGCGGCGGGAACAGCTCGGGCATGCCCTTTTTGCGCGGTTTTTGCGGCATATAGCCATCTATCACGGCGGCGGCGGCGCGGCGAGTTTCGCGGCCACGGTCTGCGTGCTACACGTCGGCCATGGCGGTACCCGCAGAAATTATTGGCCTCGGCCAAACCACGGTAACCCTAGTCTGGGAAGAGGGTCCCAGCGACGTATGGGAAGCGCGCGATCTGCGCCTGCGTTGTACGTGCGCTCATTGCCAATCCGAGGCCACTGGCGAGCGCTTGCTCGATCCAGCGTCGGTGCCAGCCGAGCTAAGCGTCGAGGCGATGAACCTCATCGGCAACTACGGCCTCAACATTCATTTTTCCGACAAGCACGGCACCGGCATCTATCGCTTTCGCGAGCTGTGGCGGGTGCGCCGCGAACGCGAGGCCGACGAGGCTGCCACGCCGACCGGGAGGCCATCATGAACCCGCCGTTGCGAGATGAGCCCGCCGTCGAGGCAATGCGAAAGCATCTGCTGCAGCGCAAAAGCGTGCGCGGCTATCGCCCTGAGCCGCTGACGCAGGCGCAGCTCACGGAATGGTTCGAGCTGGCGCAACGCGCGGCCTCGTGGTGCAACATCCAACCGTGGCGCGTCGTCGTCACGATGCCGCCGCTGACCCAAATCGTCGCCGATGAGATCGTGTCGTGCGCCAAGGCGGGCCTGCCAAACACCGACGTCAGCTTTCCGCTGGTGTACCCCGAACCGTATGCGACGCATCGCCGCCAGTGCGGTGGCGCGCTGTATGGCGCGATGGGCGTGGCGCGCGACGATAAGGAAGGCCGCTTGCGCGCCTGGATGCGCAACTATGAAATTTTTGGCGCGCCACACGTGGCCATCGTCAGCGTTGACAAGCGCCTTGGAGCCTATGCCAACCTCGACATCGGCATCTGGCTCGGCATGCTCATGATGAGCGCCTCGGCGCTCGGCATCGACATGTGCGCGATGGCGGTGCTCGCGCACTACCCACAGGCCCTGCGCAAGCACCTGCCAATTTCGCCCGACGAGGCGATCATATTTGGCATCGCCATTGGCTACGAAGACACCGACGTCGCCGCCAACGCCTGCCGCACGACGCGCTCGCCGGTTAGCGACAATGTGCAGTTCGTCGCGACCTCGACGCCTTATGCGCCAATAACTTGACCATTTGTTCAGGCTGCGTTACTGAACCTATGTTCAATATGAAAATACACCAACATTGCGAAGACGCTGCTTCTCTGGCCCCGGAAATCGAGGCGGTTATCGAACTTTTCAATAATGATTTGAAAGGGATATCGTTTCCAGACGTCTCGCGCGAAACCCTCGCAAAACAGGCCGAGGCGTATCGAAGCCTAAGCCGCGAGGTCGCAGCCGCGGCTGCCACGCTGAGCAAGCTTCGCGAAGAAGCGTCAGGCGCCGAAGCGGTCTTGCGCCAGACGACCCAGCGCGGCTTGGCCTACGCTAGCATCTATGCCGGCGCCGCTGCGGACCGCCTCGGCCTCGCCGCGACTGTCACCGCGCTCCAGGAACGCATTCACGTGAGTGCCCAGGCGCCGCTGCCGCGCGGTGCCGACGCATCCCCCAAGCGCCGCGGCCGCAAGTCGTCTACTGTAGGTGACTCTCTGTTTCCGCCGGCGTCGATAGCGGCAGAGCAAACCTCGGAATTTACTTGCGAAACTGGCGACTAGCCGCGGGAAGCGATAGGCTAATCGCTCGGAGAACTCTATGAACTTTTCGCGGTTAATGACGGTATTTGTTTGCGGTGTGTTTGCGGTGGCGCTCGGCGCCGCGCCGGCGGCCGCCTCCAACGATTTGGAAAAAGCGCAGCAGGCGTTTGATCAAGCGCAGGCGGATTACGTCGCCGAGAAATTTGACGAGGCCAGCGACGGCTTTCTCAAGGCGTACTCGGCACGGCCGTTTCCGCAGTTTCTCTATAACGCCGCCGCGGCCCAGCACATGAAGGGCAAGAAGAAGGCCGACGCCGCCGCGTACGACAAGGCCATTACGTATTACAAGAAATACCTCGACGCTGACAAGGCGGCCGCCGATCGCGCGAAGGTCGAAAAAATCGTCGCCGTGCTGCAAACCGAATCGGCGCGGCTCAAGGCCCTGCCGGCCGCTACCGCCGAGGCACCGGCCACCACATCAAAAGAAGTCGAACAACTCGGCGAACAAAAAACCAAGGGCGGCGTGACCATCGAAACCACGCCGCAAGACGCCACCATCTTGCTCGATGGCAAGGTGCTCGGCAAAACGCCGTGGTCGGGCCAAATCGAAGGCAAGCACGTGCTGACCCTTAAAAAAGATGGCTACAAGCCGTACGAAAAAGAACTCGATTTCGATCCGACGCGCTTTTACTACGTGCCAGTTGGCCTCGCCGAGGCCGGCTATCTCGGTTTTCTCGCGGTCAAGGCAAACATTCCCGACGCCGTGGTCTACATCGACGACAAGGTCGCGCCCGTGGGCAAGGCGCCTTATCGCAGCGAGCTGCCGCCCGGCAAGCACAAGGTGTGGGTGACCGCCGAGGGCTACGACGAGTTCACCGCTGAGGTCGAAATCATTCGCGGCCAAGATCAAGAAGTCACAGCGACGCTCAAGGGTTCGCCGGTTGGCTATCTCAACTTTCGCGGGACCGGCATCGAAAGCGCGCGCATTTATGTCGACGGCAAGCTCTTCTGCGAGCGCGGCCCGTGCCGCAAGGCGGTGCCCGAGGGCGCGCGCAAGGTCGCCGTGGCGCGCAAGAAATTCAAAACCTACAGCCAACGCATTTCCATCCAGCCCAAGACCGAGACCTTTGTGAAGGTGACGTTGGCGCCAAAACCTAAGCGCGGTGACGCGGTGGTCGCTTACATCGTGGCGGTGGCGTTGGCGGGCGGCGGCTACTGGGCCTACGTCGAGGCCGGCAAAACCCAAGACGACATTGACCAGGCTGAAATCGACGGCGTCGACCCCGAGAAAAAATTTGGGCTCAAGGCAACGACGGCAGAGAAGACGCTCGATATTGGCTCCAAGGTGATGTTTGGCGGCGCGGGCGTGACGCTAGCGCTCGCCATCTACCGCACGTTTCGCGACAAGGGCCCAGCGTCGAGCGCCGTCATCGACGTCGGCGGCGTGGCGATCAACCCGCAAGCGGGCCCAGGTTACGCTGGCCTCACCGCCGACGTGCAATGGTGATGCGTGGCGCCTCATCTGTGTCCCACGTGCGGCCGCGGATTTAGTGAGGCGGGATTTTGTCCATTTGATGGCCTGCAGTTGGTGCCAGCCGAGCTAACCAGCGCGCCGACCTATCTCGATCCAGACGAGTTCGCGCCGGTGCCGACGCGGCCGCGTGCGAAGTTTGCCACCGCGGACGTCGTGACCGAAGTCGATCGCAAGCCCGAGCTGTCGCGTGCCGCGCTAGCCGAGCAGATCGCGAAATCGGCACAGGCCACGCATGACGCCAAGCACGCCGCCGCGGTGGCGCGCGCCTCGCAACCCATCATCGAGCGAGTGGCGCAGCCGGAGGCACAGGTCTTAGTCTCGCGCGCCAGCGTCGCGGCCGAACAGGCGGGCCGGCCCGCGGCTTACGTCGCCAAAGACCCACCGGCGGTGGCGGCGCCGGCGCTGCCGTTTGCCGAATACGACGCGCTGATTGGCACCACGCTCGATGGCCGCTACAAGCTGCTGCGCAAGCTTGGCGAAGGCGCGATGGGGGTGGTGTTCGCGGTCAAGCATAACGTGATCGAGCGCCCGCTGGCGCTAAAAATCTTGCGCCGAGGGTATGCGCGCGATGCCAAGGTGGTGGAGCGCTTCTTGCGCGAGGCCAAGGCCGCATCACGCATCGGCCACCCGGGCATCGTCGAGGTGACGGATTTTGGCACGAGCCCCGATGGCGTCGCGTACGCGGTGATGGAGCTGCTCGAGGGACAGACGCTCGATCGCGCGGTCAAGGGCGGCGCCCTAGACTTGGCGCGAGCCCTCGACATCGCGCAGCAAGTCGCGCGCTCGCTCGCGGCGGCGCATGCCAAGGGCGTGGTTCATCGCGACCTAAAATCGGAAAATATTTTTCTCGTTGAGCGCGATGGCCGCAGCGATTTTGTCAAGGTCGTGGATTTTGGCGTCGCCAAGCTGACGGCAATCGGCGATGCCGAGGCCGCCGCCGAGCCGCGGCTCACGCTCGCCGGCTCGATCATGGGCACGCCGGAATACATGGCCCCCGAGCAAGCCGCCGGCAAGGCCGATGTCGATCACCGCGTCGATATCTATGCGCTCGGCATCATCATGTTTGAGATGATCACGGGGCGCATGCCGTTTCGCGGCGACACGTTGATGCGGACCTTGGCGATGCAGCTCTTTGACCCCCTGCCGTCCATTGCGGGCCTGCGCGCTAACGTGCCGGTGGAGCTCATCGCCGTCATTGAACGCGCCTGCGAAAAGCAGCCGGAGGCGCGGTTTGCGACCATGGAAGAATTTGCGCTTGCCTTGGAACGCGTGAAGCCGGCGGTGGCGCTGCTCAGCGGCGGCGAGGCCTCGGCGTCCAAATCCATGCGTTTGCCACCGGGCATGATGGCTCCTGACCTAGATGGCCATCGCCCCACGCCGCGCCGCGGTGGGGGCGCCGCGATGTGGTTTGCGCTCGCCTTGATCTCAATCGGTTTTGGCGTTGGCGGATGGGCGCTGTGGGCGCAGCGTCGCGCGGCCCAGTCAGCGCAGGTAGCCCAACCATCACCCACCGCCGTCGCCAGCGCGAACACGCCGGGTGACCTTGCCGTCGCTGCGCCAAGCGTCGCCGTCACGCCAGGCGGCGCCGCAGATGCGGCGATCGATGGCGCGGCCGTGACACCTGCGGCAGTCACGCCGACACCTAAGAAACCACCGTCGACGCGTCCCG containing:
- a CDS encoding nitroreductase, yielding MNPPLRDEPAVEAMRKHLLQRKSVRGYRPEPLTQAQLTEWFELAQRAASWCNIQPWRVVVTMPPLTQIVADEIVSCAKAGLPNTDVSFPLVYPEPYATHRRQCGGALYGAMGVARDDKEGRLRAWMRNYEIFGAPHVAIVSVDKRLGAYANLDIGIWLGMLMMSASALGIDMCAMAVLAHYPQALRKHLPISPDEAIIFGIAIGYEDTDVAANACRTTRSPVSDNVQFVATSTPYAPIT
- a CDS encoding protein kinase → MAPHLCPTCGRGFSEAGFCPFDGLQLVPAELTSAPTYLDPDEFAPVPTRPRAKFATADVVTEVDRKPELSRAALAEQIAKSAQATHDAKHAAAVARASQPIIERVAQPEAQVLVSRASVAAEQAGRPAAYVAKDPPAVAAPALPFAEYDALIGTTLDGRYKLLRKLGEGAMGVVFAVKHNVIERPLALKILRRGYARDAKVVERFLREAKAASRIGHPGIVEVTDFGTSPDGVAYAVMELLEGQTLDRAVKGGALDLARALDIAQQVARSLAAAHAKGVVHRDLKSENIFLVERDGRSDFVKVVDFGVAKLTAIGDAEAAAEPRLTLAGSIMGTPEYMAPEQAAGKADVDHRVDIYALGIIMFEMITGRMPFRGDTLMRTLAMQLFDPLPSIAGLRANVPVELIAVIERACEKQPEARFATMEEFALALERVKPAVALLSGGEASASKSMRLPPGMMAPDLDGHRPTPRRGGGAAMWFALALISIGFGVGGWALWAQRRAAQSAQVAQPSPTAVASANTPGDLAVAAPSVAVTPGGAADAAIDGAAVTPAAVTPTPKKPPSTRPGTTASPVTTTLPNVPARAKVSVRVYTYPEGGNIYLDRAYRGPSGVTIQLPYGTRGTVTCQMFGYAEGTAAIAFDGSMESLSCPMIRLGGCVEDIKNPYDKCPPASNVAP
- a CDS encoding DUF971 domain-containing protein, with product MAVPAEIIGLGQTTVTLVWEEGPSDVWEARDLRLRCTCAHCQSEATGERLLDPASVPAELSVEAMNLIGNYGLNIHFSDKHGTGIYRFRELWRVRREREADEAATPTGRPS
- a CDS encoding PEGA domain-containing protein, which codes for MTVFVCGVFAVALGAAPAAASNDLEKAQQAFDQAQADYVAEKFDEASDGFLKAYSARPFPQFLYNAAAAQHMKGKKKADAAAYDKAITYYKKYLDADKAAADRAKVEKIVAVLQTESARLKALPAATAEAPATTSKEVEQLGEQKTKGGVTIETTPQDATILLDGKVLGKTPWSGQIEGKHVLTLKKDGYKPYEKELDFDPTRFYYVPVGLAEAGYLGFLAVKANIPDAVVYIDDKVAPVGKAPYRSELPPGKHKVWVTAEGYDEFTAEVEIIRGQDQEVTATLKGSPVGYLNFRGTGIESARIYVDGKLFCERGPCRKAVPEGARKVAVARKKFKTYSQRISIQPKTETFVKVTLAPKPKRGDAVVAYIVAVALAGGGYWAYVEAGKTQDDIDQAEIDGVDPEKKFGLKATTAEKTLDIGSKVMFGGAGVTLALAIYRTFRDKGPASSAVIDVGGVAINPQAGPGYAGLTADVQW